Proteins encoded by one window of Cyprinus carpio isolate SPL01 chromosome B6, ASM1834038v1, whole genome shotgun sequence:
- the LOC109080785 gene encoding ubiquitin-protein ligase E3A-like — translation MKRAAAKHLIERYYHQLTEGCGNEACTNEACGSSPGFQRMDNNAAAIKALELYKNNAKLCDPHPSKKGASSAFPENSAKGAHNFSACSNGKMNLKDLQPTREDFRDLNYLTEEKVYEILSLCSETEDYSPLIRVIGRVFSSAESLVQSFCKEKQHTKEELKSLQAKDEDKDEDEKETASGSSTAMEVEPEASASSGDGSSNGENNIQKFGPVEVSVDIDAVRRVYDRLLSNEKIEAAFLNALVYLSPNVECDLTYHNVYAADPNYLNVFIIIMENSNLHSPEYLEIALPQFCKAMSKLPLPALAKLARLWSQYGADQIRRLVETFQQLITYTVISNEFSSDNLVNEDDGVVAATKSLKIVYYANVLGGDLDMDHNEEEDDEPIPESSELTLQELLGEERRNKKGPRVDPLETELGIRAWDCRKPLIPYEDFINEPLNEVLEMDKDYTFFKVETESKFSFMTCPFILNAVTKNLGLYYDNRIRMYSERRITALYSLVQGQQLNPYLRLKVRRDHIIDDALVRLEMIAMENPADLKKQLYVEFEGEQGVDEGGVSKEFFQLVVEEIFNPDIGMFTYDESTKLFWFNPSSFENEGQFTLIGIVLGLAIYNNCILDVHFPMVVYRKLMGKKGMFRDLADSHPVLFQSLKDLLEYEGNVEEDMMITFQISQTDLFGNPLMYDLKEGGDKIPVTNENRKDFVALYAEYMLNKSVEKQFKAFRRGFHMVTNESPLKYLFRPEEIELLICGSRNLDFLALEESTEYDGGYNKDSHIIKDFWETVHSFGQEQKRLFLQFTTGTDRAPVGGLGKLKMIIAKNGPDSDRLPTSHTCFNVLLLPEYSTKEKLRERLLKAITYAKGFGML, via the exons at GAAGCGAGCGGCTGCCAAGCATTTAATTGAGCGCTACTACCACCAGTTAACAGAGGGCTGTGGAAATGAGGCCTGCACGAATGAGGCTTGTGGCTCTTCTCCGGGTTTCCAGCGCATGGATAACAATGCAGCGGCCATCAAGGCCCTGGAGTTATATAAGAATAATGCCAAACTGTGTGATCCTCATCCCTCTAAGAAAGGAGCCAGTTCAGCCTTCCCAGAGAACAGTGCCAAAGGAGCTCACAACTTCTCTGCTTGCAGCAACGGGAAGATGAACCTTAAGGACCTACAGCCCACAAGGGAGGACTTTAGAG ATCTGAATTACTTGACAGAGGAGAAGGTGTATGAAATCCTGAGCCTCTGCAGTGAGACCGAGGACTATTCTCCTCTAATCCGTGTCATCGGTAGGGTTTTCTCAAGCGCGGAGAGTCTGGTCCAGAGTTTCTGCAAGGAGAAACAACACACCAAGGAAGAGCTCAAGTCCCTTCAGGCCAAGGATGAGGACAAAGATGAAGATGAGAAAGAAACGGCCTCTGGTTCGTCCACAGCCATGGAGGTGGAACCCGAAGCCTCGGCGTCAAGCGGAGACGGGTCATCCAACGGAGAAAACAACATCCAAAAGTTTGGTCCTGTTGAAGTTTCTGTAGACATTGATGCAGTAAGAAGAGTGTACGACAGACTATTATCAAACGAGAAGATCGAAGCAGCATTCCTCAACGCGTTAGTCTACCTGTCGCCCAACGTAGAGTGTGACCTCACCTATCACAACGTGTATGCCGCCGACCCTAATTACCTGAacgtcttcatcatcatcatggaGAACAGTAACCTCCACAGTCCAGAATACTTAGAAATCGCCCTGCCGCAATTCTGCAAGGCAATGAGCAAGCTACCTCTTCCGGCTCTGGCCAAGCTTGCGCGGTTGTGGTCGCAGTACGGCGCAGACCAGATCCGACGTCTGGTCGAGACTTTCCAGCAGCTTATTACCTACACGGTCATCAGCAACGAGTTCAGCAGCGACAACCTGGTCAACGAGGATGATGGTGTGGTGGCAGCCACCAAGAGCTTGAAAATCGTCTACTATGCAAATGTGCTGGGCGGCGACCTAGACATGGATCACAACGAGGAGGAGGACGACGAACCGATCCCGGAGTCCAGTGAGCTGACCCTGCAGGAGCTGCTCGGCGAGGAACGGCGCAATAAGAAAGGCCCTCGAGTGGATCCGCTAGAGACGGAACTGGGCATTCGTGCCTGGGACTGTCGAAAACCCCTCATCCCCTACGAGGATTTCATCAACGAACCGCTCAATGAGGTTCTTGAAATGGACAAAGACTACACTTTCTTCAAGGTGGAGACAGAAAGCAAGTTCTCCTTTATGACCTGCCCGTTCATTCTTAACGCTGTGACTAAGAATCTAGGCCTGTACTACGACAACCGGATCCGGATGTACAGCGAGCGCAGGATTACTGCCCTCTACAGTTTAGTGCAGGGACAACAGCTGAACCCGTATCTGCGACTCAAAGTGCGCAGAGACCACATCATAGATGATGCTCTTGTCAGG CTGGAGATGATTGCCATGGAAAACCCAGCAGACCTGAAGAAACAGCTGTATGTGGAGTTTGAGGGAGAGCAGGGAGTAGATGAAGGAGGAGTATCCAAAGAGTTCTTTCAGCTGGTCGTAGAGGAGATCTTTAATCCAGATATAG GCATGTTTACCTATGATGAAAGCACAAAACTGTTCTGGTTTAACCCTTCATCGTTTGAAAATGAAGGCCAGTTCACCTTGATAGGCATCGTCCTGGGCTTAGCCATCTACAATAATTGTATTCTCGATGTGCACTTCCCTATGGTGGTTTACAGAAAACTAATGGGAAAGAAAGGAATGTTTAGAGACCTTGCGGACTCTCATCCG GTTCTTTTTCAGAGTCTGAAGGATCTGCTGGAGTATGAAGGTAATGTGGAAGAAGATATGATGATTACCTTCCAGATCTCACAAACAGACCTGTTTGGAAACCCACTAATGTATGATTTGAAGGAAGGAGGAGATAAAATCCCAGTTACCAATGAGAACAGAAAG GATTTTGTGGCACTCTATGCAGAGTACATGCTGAACAAAAGTGTGGAGAAACAGTTCAAGGCCTTCAGAAGAGGATTCCACATGGTCACTAATGAATCTCCGCTGAAGTATCTGTTTCGACCGGAGGAAATTGAGCTGCTTATATGTGGTAGCAGG AATCTTGACTTCCTAGCACTTGAAGAGAGTACAGAATATGATGGTGGATACAACAAAGATTCTCACATTATTAA GGATTTCTGGGAGACTGTGCACTCATTTGGGCAGGAGCAGAAGAGGCTGTTTCTTCAGTTCACCACGGGCACAGATAGAGCTCCAGTTGGAGGTTTAGGCAAACTCAAGATGATTATTGCCAAAAATGGCCCTGACTCAGACAG GTTACCCACATCTCATACTTGCTTCAATGTGCTGCTCCTCCCTGAATACTCCACCAAGGAGAAACTTAGAGAGAGACTCCTTAAAGCCATCACTTACGCCAAAGGCTTCGGCATGCTCTGA
- the LOC109080793 gene encoding cyclic nucleotide-gated channel cone photoreceptor subunit alpha-like isoform X2, which produces MAKICTKQSYPSRHVLSVRAPEEELDQTENCASRAHSLSENNSSDMQGIISSATSQFQESRRSSFTGAGAMARLTRFLVMLRNWASHRLRREVERPDSFLERFRGPDLKDLSSRGSNARSSIGLPDRPHKRKKANHWPLAAYNMNNCNNTDDKKEDKKEEIKKDEKKDEDKKEEKKDEKKDEKKDEKKDEKKDDKKDDKKKDAPPPPKEVWIMDPASDKYYRWLSVIAAPVFYNLMMLVTRACFNELQNSYTMLWIIMDYTSDVIYFVDTFVRSRTGFLEQGLLVKDSKKLMDHYRKIPQFKYDMISMIPTDLIMLQVGFNNPELRFNRLFKMARLFEFFDRTETRTNYPNIFRISNLVLYILIIIHWNACIFFAISKTIGFGTDTWVYPNISHPEYGRLARKYIYCLYWSTLTLTTIGETPPPVRDIEYLFVVMDFLIGVLIFATIVGNVGAMISNMNASRAEFQAKIDSIKQYMQFRKVSKDLEARVIKWFDYLWTEKKTCDEKEVLKNLPDKLKAEIAINVHLDTLKKVRIFQDCEAGLLIELVLKLQPQVFSPGDYICKKGDIGREMYIIKEGKLAVVADDGITQFVVLSDGAYFGEISILGIKGSKAGNRRTANIRSVGYSDLFALSKDDLVEALTEYPDAKKALEEKGKAILRKDNLLDEVAASAGADPKDLEEKIHRLESNLEVMTGKFAKLMGEYTSYQSKIKQRITNMENKVKTLRVEDLSEVVEDKKEEEKKTK; this is translated from the exons atgGCGAAGATTTGTACAAAGCAATCCTACCCATCCAGACACGTGCTTTCAGTCCGAGCCCCTGAAGAGGAACTGGACCAGACTGAAAATTGTGCAAGCAG GGCACATTCTCTAAGTGAGAACAACTCCTCTGACATGCAGGGGATCATTTCTTCTGCAACCAGCCAGTTTCAGGAATCCAGGAGAAGCTCTTTCACAGGTGCTGGGGCTATGGCAAG GCTCACTCGGTTTCTGGTAATGCTGAGGAACTGGGCATCACACAGGCTTCGCAGAGAGGTTGAGCGTCCCGACTCCTTTTTAGAGCGATTCCGTGGACCTGACCTCAAAGACTTATCTAGCCGAGGAAGTAATGCCCGATCCTCTATAGGTCTTCCTGACAGGCCTCATAAGAGGA AAAAAGCCAATCACTGGCCTCTGGCAGCTTACAATATGAACAACTGCAACAACACAGATGA CAAAAAGGAAGacaaaaaggaagaaataaaaaaagatgagaaaaaagATGAAGACAAGAAGGAAGagaaaaaagatgagaaaaaggatgagaaaaaagatgagaaaaaggACGAAAAGAAGGATGATAAGAAAGATGATAAAAAGAAAGATGCTCCTCCTCCACC GAAAGAAGTGTGGATCATGGACCCAGCCTCAGACAAGTATTACAGATGGCTTTCAGTCATAGCAGCCCCAGTGTTTTACAACCTGATGATGCTGGTGACAAG GGCCTGTTTCAATGAGCTTCAGAACTCTTACACAATGCTTTGGATCATCATGGACTATACCTCAGATGTAATCTATTTTGTAGACACGTTTGTCAGATCAAGAACAG GCTTCTTGGAGCAGGGTCTCCTTGTCAAAGACTCAAAGAAGCTGATGGATCATTACAGGAAAATCCCACAGTTTAAATATGACATGATTTCAATGATCCCGACGGATTTAATAATGCTCCAAGTGGGCTTCAACAACCCTGAACTTCGCTTCAACCGCCTTTTCAAAATGGCACGTCTCTTCGAGTTCTTCGACCGCACAGAAACCCGAACAAACTACCCCAACATTTTTCGCATCAGCAACCTCGTACTTTACATCCTGATTATTATTCACTGGAACGCTTGCATTTTCTTCGCTATTTCCAAAACGATTGGTTTTGGGACTGACACATGGGTATATCCAAACATCAGCCATCCAGAATACGGCCGCTTGGCCAGAAAGTACATCTACTGTCTGTACTGGTCCACTCTGACTCTCACCACAATCGGAGAAACGCCACCTCCTGTTAGAGACATTGAATACTTGTTTGTCGTTATGGACTTCCTCATCGGAGTGTTGATTTTCGCTACCATCGTCGGTAACGTCGGTGCCATGATCTCCAACATGAATGCTTCTCGTGCTGAATTTCAGGCCAAGATCGACTCCATCAAGCAGTACATGCAGTTCCGTAAGGTCAGCAAAGACCTGGAGGCCAGGGTCATCAAATGGTTTGACTACCTTTGGACGGAGAAGAAAACTTGCGATGAGAAGGAGGTCCTGAAGAACCTTCCAGACAAGCTCAAAGCTGAAATAGCCATCAATGTCCATTTAGATACACTGAAGAAGGTGCGAATCTTCCAGGATTGTGAAGCTGGACTTCTCATCGAGTTGGTGTTGAAGCTGCAGCCTCAGGTGTTCAGTCCTGGagattatatatgtaaaaaggGTGACATTGGTCGAGAAATGTACATCATCAAAGAAGGAAAGCTTGCCGTAGTGGCCGATGATGGCATCACGCAGTTTGTGGTGCTCAGTGATGGCGCTTACTTCGGAGAGATCAGTATTCTTGGAATCAAAGGCAGTAAAGCCGGAAACAGAAGAACGGCGAACATTCGTAGCGTCGGCTATTCGGACCTCTTCGCACTGTCTAAAGATGACCTTGTGGAAGCGCTTACTGAATACCCAGATGCCAAAAAAGCCCTGGAGGAGAAAGGGAAGGCCATCTTAAGGAAGGACAACCTTCTTGATGAGGTGGCTGCAAGCGCCGGTGCTGATCCCAAAGATCTGGAAGAGAAGATTCACCGCCTAGAGAGCAACCTTGAAGTCATGACTGGCAAGTTTGCCAAGCTTATGGGAGAATACACATCCTACCAGAGCAAGATAAAACAGAGGATCACCAACATGGAGAACAAAGTGAAAACACTACGGGTAGAAGATCTGTCTGAGGTTGTTGaggacaaaaaagaagaagagaagaagaccAAATAG
- the LOC109080793 gene encoding cyclic nucleotide-gated cation channel alpha-3-like isoform X1 encodes MAKICTKQSYPSRHVLSVRAPEEELDQTENCASRAHSLSENNSSDMQGIISSATSQFQESRRSSFTGAGAMARLTRFLVMLRNWASHRLRREVERPDSFLERFRGPDLKDLSSRGSNARSSIGLPDRPHKRKKEVWIMDPASDKYYRWLSVIAAPVFYNLMMLVTRACFNELQNSYTMLWIIMDYTSDVIYFVDTFVRSRTGFLEQGLLVKDSKKLMDHYRKIPQFKYDMISMIPTDLIMLQVGFNNPELRFNRLFKMARLFEFFDRTETRTNYPNIFRISNLVLYILIIIHWNACIFFAISKTIGFGTDTWVYPNISHPEYGRLARKYIYCLYWSTLTLTTIGETPPPVRDIEYLFVVMDFLIGVLIFATIVGNVGAMISNMNASRAEFQAKIDSIKQYMQFRKVSKDLEARVIKWFDYLWTEKKTCDEKEVLKNLPDKLKAEIAINVHLDTLKKVRIFQDCEAGLLIELVLKLQPQVFSPGDYICKKGDIGREMYIIKEGKLAVVADDGITQFVVLSDGAYFGEISILGIKGSKAGNRRTANIRSVGYSDLFALSKDDLVEALTEYPDAKKALEEKGKAILRKDNLLDEVAASAGADPKDLEEKIHRLESNLEVMTGKFAKLMGEYTSYQSKIKQRITNMENKVKTLRVEDLSEVVEDKKEEEKKTK; translated from the exons atgGCGAAGATTTGTACAAAGCAATCCTACCCATCCAGACACGTGCTTTCAGTCCGAGCCCCTGAAGAGGAACTGGACCAGACTGAAAATTGTGCAAGCAG GGCACATTCTCTAAGTGAGAACAACTCCTCTGACATGCAGGGGATCATTTCTTCTGCAACCAGCCAGTTTCAGGAATCCAGGAGAAGCTCTTTCACAGGTGCTGGGGCTATGGCAAG GCTCACTCGGTTTCTGGTAATGCTGAGGAACTGGGCATCACACAGGCTTCGCAGAGAGGTTGAGCGTCCCGACTCCTTTTTAGAGCGATTCCGTGGACCTGACCTCAAAGACTTATCTAGCCGAGGAAGTAATGCCCGATCCTCTATAGGTCTTCCTGACAGGCCTCATAAGAGGAA GAAAGAAGTGTGGATCATGGACCCAGCCTCAGACAAGTATTACAGATGGCTTTCAGTCATAGCAGCCCCAGTGTTTTACAACCTGATGATGCTGGTGACAAG GGCCTGTTTCAATGAGCTTCAGAACTCTTACACAATGCTTTGGATCATCATGGACTATACCTCAGATGTAATCTATTTTGTAGACACGTTTGTCAGATCAAGAACAG GCTTCTTGGAGCAGGGTCTCCTTGTCAAAGACTCAAAGAAGCTGATGGATCATTACAGGAAAATCCCACAGTTTAAATATGACATGATTTCAATGATCCCGACGGATTTAATAATGCTCCAAGTGGGCTTCAACAACCCTGAACTTCGCTTCAACCGCCTTTTCAAAATGGCACGTCTCTTCGAGTTCTTCGACCGCACAGAAACCCGAACAAACTACCCCAACATTTTTCGCATCAGCAACCTCGTACTTTACATCCTGATTATTATTCACTGGAACGCTTGCATTTTCTTCGCTATTTCCAAAACGATTGGTTTTGGGACTGACACATGGGTATATCCAAACATCAGCCATCCAGAATACGGCCGCTTGGCCAGAAAGTACATCTACTGTCTGTACTGGTCCACTCTGACTCTCACCACAATCGGAGAAACGCCACCTCCTGTTAGAGACATTGAATACTTGTTTGTCGTTATGGACTTCCTCATCGGAGTGTTGATTTTCGCTACCATCGTCGGTAACGTCGGTGCCATGATCTCCAACATGAATGCTTCTCGTGCTGAATTTCAGGCCAAGATCGACTCCATCAAGCAGTACATGCAGTTCCGTAAGGTCAGCAAAGACCTGGAGGCCAGGGTCATCAAATGGTTTGACTACCTTTGGACGGAGAAGAAAACTTGCGATGAGAAGGAGGTCCTGAAGAACCTTCCAGACAAGCTCAAAGCTGAAATAGCCATCAATGTCCATTTAGATACACTGAAGAAGGTGCGAATCTTCCAGGATTGTGAAGCTGGACTTCTCATCGAGTTGGTGTTGAAGCTGCAGCCTCAGGTGTTCAGTCCTGGagattatatatgtaaaaaggGTGACATTGGTCGAGAAATGTACATCATCAAAGAAGGAAAGCTTGCCGTAGTGGCCGATGATGGCATCACGCAGTTTGTGGTGCTCAGTGATGGCGCTTACTTCGGAGAGATCAGTATTCTTGGAATCAAAGGCAGTAAAGCCGGAAACAGAAGAACGGCGAACATTCGTAGCGTCGGCTATTCGGACCTCTTCGCACTGTCTAAAGATGACCTTGTGGAAGCGCTTACTGAATACCCAGATGCCAAAAAAGCCCTGGAGGAGAAAGGGAAGGCCATCTTAAGGAAGGACAACCTTCTTGATGAGGTGGCTGCAAGCGCCGGTGCTGATCCCAAAGATCTGGAAGAGAAGATTCACCGCCTAGAGAGCAACCTTGAAGTCATGACTGGCAAGTTTGCCAAGCTTATGGGAGAATACACATCCTACCAGAGCAAGATAAAACAGAGGATCACCAACATGGAGAACAAAGTGAAAACACTACGGGTAGAAGATCTGTCTGAGGTTGTTGaggacaaaaaagaagaagagaagaagaccAAATAG